The proteins below come from a single uncultured Campylobacter sp. genomic window:
- a CDS encoding mechanosensitive ion channel translates to MRKILFILIVAAAVWAVDDIPDDYGAKDAQLAELKSSLDTIESKLSDNVWATRYSNYNTYQKLSAELEETEAAIKKQAKNTEKVLELQKKQSTLKEQIELLKEFQKAPFSSMITAPEIEILQKITNPVAVISGFSYIKQLKSEKDEYKNRLEGLSKTADELGKKERILSQIVKLSDEAQFLDELNETRQELTEFNAAADIAKTTYGVYEKRVNEAINRTSEDIKAQMKKALDIVIFIIASVALSFLFKFIIKKTITDNERLYTANKFINLVNITLIVVILLFAYIENVTYLVTVLGFASAGIAIAMKDMFMSMLGWTVIVFGGSFHVGDRIKVRKDGEDVVGDIIDISLLRMTIYEDVTIVTVNSNRRAGRIIFVPNNYIFTDLIANYSHHSMKTVWDGIDVVFSFESNHKKAAHIIKDIARKYSKGYTEIAKKQMSKLRNQYSIKNPNVEPRVFTFIEPYGVKISVWYMANTFATLSLRSTISAEIMEAIASHDDIVIAYPTQTVYMDRRVKAGESKPIGEGGEEI, encoded by the coding sequence ATGAGAAAAATTTTATTTATTTTAATCGTCGCGGCGGCGGTTTGGGCGGTAGACGATATCCCTGACGACTACGGCGCAAAAGACGCTCAACTAGCCGAGCTAAAAAGCTCGCTAGATACCATAGAGTCCAAGCTATCCGATAACGTTTGGGCTACTCGCTACTCAAACTACAACACCTATCAAAAACTAAGTGCGGAGCTAGAAGAAACGGAAGCCGCGATAAAAAAGCAGGCCAAAAATACGGAAAAAGTGCTCGAGCTGCAAAAAAAGCAAAGCACGCTAAAAGAGCAGATCGAGCTTTTAAAAGAGTTTCAAAAAGCTCCGTTTTCTAGCATGATAACGGCTCCCGAGATTGAAATTTTACAAAAGATAACCAATCCCGTCGCGGTAATCTCCGGTTTTTCATACATCAAACAGCTTAAAAGCGAAAAAGACGAATACAAAAACCGTTTGGAAGGGCTTTCTAAAACCGCGGACGAGCTTGGCAAAAAAGAGCGAATTTTATCTCAAATCGTAAAGCTAAGCGACGAAGCGCAGTTTTTAGACGAGCTAAACGAGACCAGGCAGGAGCTTACCGAATTTAATGCGGCGGCCGATATCGCAAAGACTACTTACGGCGTGTACGAAAAGCGAGTAAACGAGGCGATAAACCGCACGAGCGAGGATATAAAAGCGCAGATGAAAAAGGCGCTTGACATCGTTATTTTTATAATCGCCTCGGTTGCGCTTTCGTTTTTGTTTAAATTTATCATTAAAAAAACGATCACGGATAACGAGCGCCTCTACACGGCGAATAAATTTATAAATCTCGTAAATATCACGCTAATAGTCGTGATTTTACTTTTTGCCTATATAGAAAACGTAACCTATCTAGTCACGGTGCTAGGCTTTGCGTCTGCGGGTATCGCGATTGCGATGAAAGATATGTTTATGAGTATGCTTGGCTGGACGGTCATCGTTTTTGGCGGTAGTTTTCACGTCGGCGACCGCATAAAGGTGCGCAAAGACGGAGAGGACGTCGTGGGCGATATCATCGATATCTCGCTGCTTAGGATGACTATTTACGAGGACGTTACGATCGTAACCGTAAACTCAAACCGCAGGGCGGGGCGAATTATATTCGTACCCAATAACTATATCTTCACCGATCTAATCGCAAACTACTCGCACCACAGTATGAAGACCGTATGGGACGGTATAGACGTAGTTTTTAGTTTTGAGTCAAATCACAAAAAGGCCGCTCACATCATCAAAGATATCGCGCGAAAGTACTCAAAAGGCTACACCGAGATCGCCAAAAAACAAATGAGCAAGCTGCGAAATCAATACAGTATCAAAAATCCAAACGTCGAGCCGCGCGTATTTACCTTTATCGAGCCTTACGGCGTGAAAATTTCGGTCTGGTATATGGCAAACACCTTCGCCACGCTATCTTTGCGAAGCACGATAAGCGCGGAGATCATGGAGGCTATAGCTAGCCACGACGACATCGTGATCGCCTATCCTACGCAGACCGTTTACATGGATAGACGGGTAAAAGCAGGCGAGTCAAAGCCGATA